From Myxococcales bacterium, a single genomic window includes:
- a CDS encoding MFS transporter codes for MASLISLIKPAPYIPQIEDPEERKRLYKHFRTRNLYGMVVGYAIYYFVRKNFSMAMPVMLQELGYTKTDFGAILTLFAILYGIGKFVNGVLGDYTNARYLMAFGLLLSGVINFFFGMSSGIMAFGFFWLLNAWVQSLGMPASVRLLTRWFSPTELGTIWGIQSTAHQIGGAGIMVFAGWLIPRYGWRFSFYIPAAIAILTSFWLINRLRDTPQSVGLPPIEKHRGETTEADPDAGDTKPFMVIMKDHIFRNRLLWIVATANIFVYVVRVGIMDWAPTFLTEARGSGLVGAGFKTAAFELAGMLGAIGAGWVSDKIFRGRRGPLATISMILLGVVVSLLWILPPGRPMIDTALLIAAGILVYGPQLLVPVAATDFACKQAASTAAGVTGAFGYIGAAISGLGTGLLVDKYGWAGGIYFFAGAAFLGSILFAMTWNKRSPHIKKIK; via the coding sequence ATGGCAAGCTTAATCTCCCTCATAAAGCCAGCCCCCTATATCCCTCAAATAGAGGATCCGGAGGAAAGAAAGAGGCTCTACAAGCATTTTAGAACTCGCAACCTATACGGTATGGTCGTCGGTTACGCCATCTACTATTTTGTGAGAAAAAATTTCTCGATGGCCATGCCTGTCATGCTTCAGGAACTCGGTTACACAAAGACCGATTTTGGAGCTATACTGACTCTCTTTGCGATACTTTACGGAATCGGTAAATTCGTAAACGGCGTCCTTGGCGACTACACCAACGCCAGATATCTGATGGCATTCGGACTTCTGCTTTCCGGCGTAATCAATTTCTTTTTTGGAATGAGCAGCGGAATAATGGCCTTTGGATTTTTCTGGCTGTTAAACGCTTGGGTGCAGTCTCTCGGCATGCCCGCCAGCGTAAGACTTCTCACAAGATGGTTCAGCCCTACTGAACTCGGAACCATATGGGGGATACAGAGCACGGCGCATCAGATAGGCGGAGCCGGAATAATGGTCTTCGCCGGATGGCTCATACCCCGTTATGGATGGAGATTCTCCTTCTACATTCCGGCAGCGATAGCGATTTTAACATCTTTCTGGCTGATCAACCGGCTTCGTGACACCCCGCAATCCGTCGGCCTTCCTCCGATAGAAAAACACCGCGGGGAAACCACCGAAGCGGACCCAGATGCCGGAGACACAAAACCCTTCATGGTGATAATGAAGGACCACATATTCCGAAACAGACTTCTATGGATCGTCGCCACCGCCAACATATTCGTCTACGTGGTCCGGGTTGGCATAATGGACTGGGCTCCCACATTCCTCACCGAAGCGAGAGGGTCGGGCCTAGTTGGCGCCGGATTCAAAACAGCGGCATTCGAGCTGGCAGGGATGCTCGGCGCAATCGGGGCTGGATGGGTCTCTGACAAAATTTTCAGAGGAAGGCGAGGGCCCCTCGCAACGATCTCGATGATTCTCCTCGGAGTCGTCGTATCGTTGCTCTGGATACTCCCTCCGGGCAGACCGATGATCGATACAGCTCTTCTGATAGCAGCCGGCATTCTCGTCTATGGTCCACAGCTTCTCGTCCCGGTTGCAGCTACGGACTTCGCTTGTAAACAAGCCGCCTCTACGGCGGCCGGAGTTACCGGCGCTTTCGGATATATCGGAGCCGCTATTTCAGGACTTGGAACCGGGCTTCTCGTTGACAAGTACGGATGGGCCGGAGGCATATATTTCTTTGCCGGGGCGGCATTTCTTGGCTCCATACTATTCGCGATGACTTGGAATAAGCGATCGCCTCACATCAAGAAGATAAAATAA
- a CDS encoding Na+:solute symporter, translated as MRVLAAIDYWIMAIYTVVCIVLGFYYTKRASKDVDQFFLTGRSMPWWLIGASMAATNFSIDTPLAITKYVFTEGVGGVWFFWSSAISGMVATFFFAKMWRKAQVMTDAEIVERRYSGKPAAALRVFKGCYFGILVNCFVMGWVFLAVFKVLRGFTNIDPFWIVVGSAVAVTVYSLASGLYGVILTDFIQYGFCLLGSFALMYYSLKGAGGTEQLVATINSMFGENSGALSFVPSWDSTSQIFKGVPMSAFLVYILVQWWSQKYSDGGGKHIQRMSAAKNEKHATLATFFFTVMNYAIQTWPWIIVALCALTIYGRDIADPEMTYVWMMAKWLPHGILGIMLVSLIAAFMSTISTHINLGGSYMINDIYRRFLVKNASEKHYVGMSRVATVLSLGIAILISLNMKSVGDSWKFIISFASGAGVTWVLRWFWWRINAWSEFSGMISSGIIAIYISIFHPDMGFGYKIIINVVLSAVVWLTVTFLTKPVDEKVLVAFVEKIQPGSPGWNYIYKKYGIKSGGFAARAIVNTLVGILFFATFNFAIGGFLLAKYELATALGVIAVISGGFLLHRISSESKTKPAESRAAIEHEGVNYIVEPYSRG; from the coding sequence ATGAGAGTTCTAGCAGCAATCGACTACTGGATTATGGCGATTTACACCGTCGTATGTATAGTGCTCGGGTTTTACTATACAAAGCGCGCATCGAAGGATGTGGATCAATTCTTCCTCACCGGTAGAAGCATGCCGTGGTGGCTTATCGGCGCATCGATGGCTGCAACAAATTTTTCAATAGATACCCCTCTCGCTATCACAAAATACGTATTCACAGAAGGCGTCGGAGGAGTATGGTTTTTCTGGTCATCGGCGATATCCGGAATGGTTGCCACATTTTTCTTCGCCAAGATGTGGAGGAAGGCACAGGTGATGACCGACGCGGAGATCGTGGAAAGAAGATATAGCGGAAAACCGGCAGCAGCGCTGCGGGTATTCAAGGGATGCTATTTCGGGATTCTCGTCAACTGCTTCGTGATGGGATGGGTATTCTTGGCGGTATTCAAGGTCCTCAGAGGTTTCACCAATATAGATCCGTTCTGGATAGTCGTAGGGTCTGCGGTAGCTGTGACTGTATATTCCCTAGCCTCGGGACTATACGGAGTGATCCTCACCGATTTCATCCAGTACGGTTTTTGTCTCTTAGGATCATTCGCCCTTATGTACTATTCGCTCAAGGGGGCCGGCGGAACCGAACAGCTCGTTGCCACGATCAACAGCATGTTCGGCGAAAACAGCGGAGCACTCTCCTTCGTGCCGAGCTGGGATTCGACCTCCCAGATATTCAAGGGCGTTCCGATGAGCGCCTTTCTCGTCTATATCCTCGTACAGTGGTGGTCGCAGAAATATTCCGACGGCGGAGGAAAACATATCCAGCGCATGTCCGCTGCAAAAAATGAAAAGCACGCTACGCTCGCCACGTTCTTTTTCACGGTGATGAATTATGCGATTCAAACCTGGCCATGGATCATAGTAGCGCTCTGCGCCCTGACAATTTACGGCCGTGACATAGCCGACCCGGAAATGACCTACGTCTGGATGATGGCGAAATGGCTGCCGCACGGCATCCTGGGGATCATGCTTGTCTCCCTGATCGCGGCATTCATGTCAACGATATCCACCCACATCAACCTCGGCGGATCGTATATGATCAACGACATCTACCGCCGCTTTCTCGTGAAAAACGCCTCGGAAAAACATTACGTCGGAATGTCTAGAGTCGCTACTGTACTCAGCCTCGGCATAGCTATTCTGATTTCGCTCAACATGAAATCGGTCGGCGATTCATGGAAGTTCATAATATCCTTTGCCAGCGGCGCAGGAGTCACCTGGGTGCTACGCTGGTTCTGGTGGCGCATCAACGCCTGGTCTGAATTTTCAGGCATGATCTCATCCGGAATAATCGCTATATACATTTCGATCTTCCACCCAGATATGGGATTCGGCTACAAGATAATAATAAACGTCGTTCTTTCGGCAGTAGTATGGCTGACTGTTACCTTCTTGACCAAACCCGTGGATGAGAAAGTTCTCGTGGCATTCGTTGAAAAGATTCAGCCCGGATCGCCGGGATGGAATTATATTTACAAAAAGTACGGCATAAAATCCGGCGGGTTTGCAGCAAGAGCGATAGTCAATACTCTCGTTGGCATCTTGTTCTTCGCCACTTTCAATTTCGCCATAGGCGGCTTTCTTCTGGCGAAGTATGAACTCGCAACGGCGCTTGGCGTCATAGCCGTAATTTCAGGAGGCTTTCTGCTCCACAGGATAAGCTCGGAGTCAAAGACAAAACCCGCAGAGAGTCGTGCAGCTATTGAGCATGAAGGAGTAAACTACATAGTCGAACCTTATTCTAGAGGCTGA
- a CDS encoding Na/Pi cotransporter family protein produces MGAFDWISMLGGLAFFFFGLDSARQGLQLAAGERLRMLLGKMTKNRFFALIFGALITIVLQSSTATTVILVSFAEAQLITLTQAFGVILGADIGTTFVVILLTFKKITHYALLVIALGIALEKLSKVPMVKYVGAIILGFGMIFFGMGLMTSAATPLRESEAAITIFQFLAKNPFWNIIFATIFSGLIHSSAATIGLAIALSYSGVLTFETSIPIVLGANIGTCVTAGLSCFGMGIRGRQVALAHVMVKLMGVAIVFPFLDQFAALIDRIDHVITNQSILPALAASGKIALTHITFNAFLAILFMPLAGPFVWMIQKLIPYRDIGEKRFKPKYIDEAALETPALAFAQAKSETMRIAQIARMMFKLSLKIFHTNVDHQGIVESIENDDDRIDVLEKAIRFYIAKISQKSLTENQSQTQMSLLSIGDEIEAIGDIVSKDIVALSFKKRKKMVRFSEEGWAELEKLFSLISENFDLTMAMMVHPDEDIFRKIQRHERYMDDIERDLRHSHLMRLNEMRAESHETSTIHLELISQLRLVNARLAKIARAAAALK; encoded by the coding sequence GTGGGGGCTTTCGACTGGATTTCGATGCTTGGCGGCCTCGCCTTCTTCTTCTTCGGACTCGATTCCGCAAGGCAGGGCCTGCAGCTCGCGGCAGGCGAACGCCTGAGAATGCTGCTCGGCAAGATGACCAAGAATCGTTTTTTCGCTCTGATTTTCGGAGCGCTGATCACGATAGTCCTGCAGAGCTCCACCGCCACCACGGTAATACTCGTAAGCTTCGCAGAAGCACAGCTAATAACCCTGACGCAGGCATTCGGCGTGATACTCGGCGCGGATATCGGAACGACCTTCGTGGTCATCCTCCTGACCTTTAAGAAAATAACCCACTACGCGCTTCTGGTAATAGCGCTCGGCATCGCACTCGAAAAACTTTCCAAGGTTCCGATGGTGAAATACGTCGGCGCGATAATCCTCGGCTTCGGAATGATCTTCTTTGGAATGGGCCTGATGACATCAGCTGCCACCCCTCTCAGGGAAAGCGAAGCGGCAATCACGATATTCCAGTTTCTGGCGAAAAACCCGTTCTGGAACATAATATTCGCAACGATATTCAGCGGGTTGATACATTCTTCGGCTGCGACGATAGGGCTTGCGATAGCGCTCTCGTATTCAGGAGTCCTGACATTCGAAACATCCATCCCGATCGTGCTGGGCGCGAACATCGGAACGTGCGTGACTGCGGGACTCTCGTGCTTTGGAATGGGAATACGCGGCAGGCAGGTGGCCCTTGCGCACGTGATGGTAAAACTCATGGGCGTAGCGATAGTATTCCCGTTTCTGGACCAGTTCGCCGCTCTCATAGATAGGATCGATCATGTAATAACCAATCAGAGCATCCTGCCTGCGCTCGCAGCGTCCGGCAAAATCGCCCTCACCCACATAACGTTCAACGCTTTTCTCGCAATACTATTCATGCCACTCGCAGGGCCATTCGTCTGGATGATCCAAAAGCTCATCCCCTACCGCGATATAGGAGAAAAGAGATTCAAACCTAAGTACATCGATGAAGCGGCGCTGGAGACCCCTGCATTGGCCTTCGCGCAGGCAAAGAGCGAAACGATGCGCATCGCGCAGATCGCAAGGATGATGTTCAAACTCTCGCTAAAAATATTTCATACGAACGTCGATCACCAGGGAATCGTCGAGAGCATTGAAAATGACGACGACAGGATTGATGTTCTCGAAAAGGCCATAAGATTTTACATAGCCAAAATATCACAGAAAAGCCTGACAGAAAATCAGTCGCAGACGCAGATGTCGCTTCTGAGCATCGGGGACGAAATAGAGGCGATAGGCGACATTGTTTCAAAGGACATAGTCGCGCTGTCGTTCAAAAAGCGAAAAAAGATGGTTCGTTTTTCAGAAGAAGGATGGGCAGAACTCGAAAAGCTGTTTTCTCTGATAAGTGAAAATTTCGATCTGACGATGGCAATGATGGTTCACCCCGACGAGGATATCTTCAGGAAGATACAGCGCCACGAACGTTACATGGACGACATAGAACGCGATCTCAGACATTCACATCTGATGAGGTTGAACGAGATGCGCGCTGAAAGCCATGAGACGAGCACGATACATCTCGAACTGATAAGCCAGCTACGCCTAGTAAATGCGAGGCTCGCAAAGATAGCCAGGGCAGCTGCGGCGCTGAAATAA
- a CDS encoding phosphodiester glycosidase family protein, whose protein sequence is MGKIKNFIKKMAWAIPFVILAMSADSPFALATPKAAYIWNKLAEGIQHASYSFVIGEKERVVFNAFKIDPKLYRFDILMTDDEVEGATVFDLARKTKPLIAINGGFFTPEHRSIGLIVRNGKILNGLHKTSWWSIFSISDGVPSISKPSDFVISENISIALQVGPRLAINGVIPKLKENLATRSALGISEDGMVVIAITSGYGISMTELARRMTLSPFQGGLDCKNAMALDGGSSSQIFAKIGNFEYSQSGLARITNALAVFKK, encoded by the coding sequence CCCTTCGCTTTGGCGACGCCGAAGGCGGCATACATCTGGAACAAGCTCGCTGAAGGGATCCAGCACGCTTCTTATTCGTTCGTGATCGGCGAGAAAGAGCGCGTCGTTTTCAACGCCTTCAAAATCGACCCGAAGCTCTATCGATTCGACATCCTCATGACTGATGACGAAGTCGAAGGGGCCACGGTGTTCGATCTGGCGAGAAAAACAAAACCGCTTATCGCTATAAACGGAGGATTTTTCACCCCTGAGCATAGATCGATCGGCTTGATAGTGCGAAACGGAAAAATTCTTAACGGGCTCCACAAAACGAGCTGGTGGAGCATATTTTCCATCTCAGATGGAGTCCCGTCAATTTCCAAGCCGTCCGATTTCGTCATCTCTGAAAATATATCCATCGCGCTGCAGGTGGGCCCGAGGCTTGCGATCAACGGAGTCATACCGAAACTCAAGGAAAACCTTGCTACCAGATCCGCGCTGGGAATATCCGAGGACGGCATGGTTGTAATCGCAATCACTTCCGGATATGGAATATCGATGACCGAGCTCGCCAGAAGGATGACGCTCTCTCCATTTCAGGGTGGCCTCGACTGCAAAAACGCCATGGCGCTAGACGGTGGCAGCTCCTCGCAGATTTTTGCTAAAATCGGAAATTTCGAATATTCGCAGTCCGGACTCGCACGCATAACCAACGCTCTGGCAGTCTTCAAGAAGTAA